ACCGACGCCGGGATTTTCGTTCACGCCGGACCGGAGATCGCTGTCGCTTCGACCAAGGCTTTTGTGGCTCAGTTGACGGTATTTGCCGTTCTGGCGTTGTATCTTGGTCGCCAGCGCCGGATGTCGCAAGCGGCTGGCGAGAGGATCGTGGAAGAACTTTTGGCGCTGCCGGCGAAGATCGAGCGGATCCTCGCGCAGAACGAACATATCAAATTGCTCGCCAAGAAATACGCGCGCTACCCGAGTCTGCTTTACATGGGCCGCAAGTATAATGCGCCGCTCGCCAGCGAAGGCGCTTTGAAACTGAAAGAGATCGCTTACATCCACGCCGAGGGTTACGCGGCCGGCGAGATGAAGCATGGTCCGATTGCGCTCTTGGACCTGGAGTTCCCGACTTTCGCCATCGCCACGAAAGACAGCGTCTACGAAAAGATGCGTTCGAATATCGAGGAAGCCCGCGCGCGCCGCGCGCCGGTCGTGGCGATCGCTTCCGAAGGCGACGAGGGGCTCATGCATCTCACTGACGACATCATTTACGTGCCACGGACCATAGAAATGCTTTCGCCGATCCTGAATGTCATTCCGCTGCAACTGTTCGCCTACCACGCGGCCATCGCCCGCGGCCTCGATCCGGACAAGCCACGGAACTTGGCGAAGTCTGTTACCGTTGAATGATTTCAGCACTCCAGCACTTCCTCACTCTCCCAAACTTCCACCCTTATGAGCAAAGCCGTGATCCCGACGTTCGAGGAAGAACAAGCGCTCGCAGCGCAGGGTTTTTCGTGCGTCGCGGGGACTGATGAAGTCGGCTGCGGGTGCTGGGCCGGACCGGTCATGGCGGCGGCGGTGATCTTGCCTGTCGGCGTCGAGTTGATGCTGGTGCGCGATTCCAAAGCCCTGTCGCCGGCGCAGCGGGAGCGTTCGGCCGAGGAAATCAAGGCCAAAGCCGCGGCCTGGGCGGTCGGTTCGGCTTCGGTCGAGGAAGTCGATCAGTTGAATATCCGCCGCGCGGCCGCACTCGCCATGACGCGGGCGATCGCGTCCTTGCCGATCCGGCCTGACTACGTCCTGAGCGACGCTTTCCGCATCCCGGGCCTCGACATTCCGCTCAAGAACATCATCCGCGGCGACGCCAAGGTGGTATCGATCGCGGCCGCTTCGATCATCGCCAAGGTCGCGCGCGACCGGCTCATGGACGAGCTGGCCGCGGAACACCCCGGTTACGGTTTCGAGCGGCACAAAGGTTACGGCACCAAAGAGCATCAACAGGCACTGGAGCGCCAGGGTATCTGCCCAATCCATCGGCGGACCTACGCGCCGATCAAGAAATTTTTGGCCAAAACCTGATCTTATGAAGAAACAAGACGATTTGACGACCGTCGCGGAACTTAAGAAATGGGTGCGGCGTTTCCGCGATGACCGCGACTGGCTCCAGTTCCACGATCCGAAGAATCTGGCCGAAGCGATCTCGATCGAAGCGGCGGAACTTCTGGAACTTTTTCTCTGGAAAGAGAAAGCCGAGATCGGACAGTTGATGGACAAGGACGCCGCTTACCGGCTGGCCGTGGAGGAGGAATTGTCGGATATCGTCATGACTTGTCTGAGTTTCGCCAACGCCTCCGGGATCGACGTGGCCGGCGCGCTCGCGGCCAAACTGAAGAAGGCGGAGCAGAAATATCCGGTCGCCAAAGCGCGCGGCAAAGCGACGAAATACGACCGGCTTTGAGCGCTAGCGATCGATCCGACACGAACGGCAGAGCCGGGGTCAGACCCCCGGTTTTTTGTCGCAACCAAGCCCTTGCCCGTACGTCGGCGATGTGTTAAGAAAATCGTGTTCTTTCACAAAACTTCCAAGGAGTGCCGTGATGGCCAAACAGAATATCGGCTCGCTCTACCGTAAATTCGTGGCCCAGCTTCGGGAGATCGCCCTGCTCGCCTCCGCGAACAATATCGCGGAATACGACATGGAGGTCTTCATGCCTCCGGCCGGTGCAGATCACCGGTCCGACGTCATGGCGCTGATCGCCGGGATCGTCCATACGAAGCGGACCTCGGCGGCGTTGTGGCGACGGGGCGAAAAATTGCTCGCGGCCGTCGAGAACGGCCTGCTCAGCGAGACGGAAGCGATCATCGTCCGCCGCACCATGAAGGATCTTGAGCGCGAACGCAAACTTCCGAAGCGCCTGGTCGAGGAGCTGGTCAAGACCACCGGAGCCGCGCACCATGTCTGGATCGAGGCGCGCGAGAAGTCGGATTTCTCGCTGTTCCTGCCGTCGCTTCAGAGGATCGTCGAACTGAAGATCGAGGAAGCCGAAGCGGTCGGCTGCGGCGGATCGCCTTACGACGCCCTGCTCGGCCAGTACGAGCCGGGTATGACCGCCGAAATGGTCGAGGCCGTCCTCAGTCCGCTCTGCGACTTCCTCAAAGTGTTCGTGCGGCGGCTCGGAACCGGCAACGCCCCCAAGGAGCTGAAGATCCGTCTGACGGCCAAACATCAGGCTCGGATCTCCAAGGATCTGGCGAAGCTCATCGGCTTCGATTTTCGCGCCGGCCGCTTGGACGCGAGCGCTCACCCGTTCACTTCCAAAATGCATCCGGGCGATGTCCGCATCACCACGCGCTACGATGAAAGCGACCTGCTTTCGTCGATTTACAGCACGATCCACGAGACCGGCCATGCGCTTTATGATCACGCTTTGCCGTCCGATCAGTTCGGCAATTGCGCCGGCGAAGCGGCCTCGTACGGCATCCACGAGTCGCAATCGCGGCTGTGGGAGAATCTGATCGGTCGCAGCCGCGAGTTCTCGAGATTGCTGGCGGCGTTCATGACCGGGTCCGGCGAGGATTACGAGCTCTGTCTTCCGGATGAGGACAGTTTCTATCGCGCGCTCAACGTCGTGAAGCCGTCGCTCATCCGCACCGAGTCCGACGAGGTCACTTACAACCTCCATGTCGCCCTGCGGTTCGAGATCGAACGCGGTCTCATCGAAGGCCGGATCGCGGCCAAGGATCTGCCGGAGATCTGGAACGCCAAGATTCGCGAGTATCTCGGCGTCGAAGTGCCGAGCGACAGCGTCGGCGTCCTGCAGGACGTTCATTGGTCGGCGGGACTCTTCGGTTATTTCCCGAGTTACGCGCTCGGCAATCTCTACTCCGCTCAGCTGCTCGAGGCTGCGGTGCGCGAGTTGCCGGATCTGTGGTTGCGCGCCAACGGCGAACAATTCACCTGGTTGCGCCTCTGGTTGTACGACAAAGTTTGGCGTCATGGCGGACTGCTGATGCCGGTCGAGATCGTGACCCAAGCCACGGGCGCTCCGCCATCGGCTGACGCTTTCCAGCGCTATCTGGAGCGCAAATTCATTGAGATCTATCAGCTGAAGTAAAACTTGACCCCCTCTTTCGGGAGGGGGTTTTTCTTTGCGCCGCCGCGGCATTTCAGAAATCGCGGACCACAAAGTTATTCGTTTCAATGAACGGCGGGGTCCCGCCCGGAGGCGGGAGAACCGGAGTATATTCCGCGGCCTATGATGCAGTCTGACCGCGAAGCGGGCGGACAGTTACAAATTCGCGGCTAAGGCCGCCACTTCTCGGCGCAACCCGCATGACCGCGGGTTACAAAAAAGCCGCCCGTGTTCGGGCGGCAAGCGATCGTCAGTTGGGACTGCGGATGCTGGCGGCGATGATGTTCGCTTCATCATCCAGCGGGTCCTGGTCCGAAGGCCAGATCGCATTGATCAGGAGGATCATGGATGGAGCGTTCGGATCTAAATGAATGAACGTCTTGCCGGAATTGAGTCCGTCGCCAGAGGTCCAAACGAACTCGAACTCATCTTTGCCGGTCGTGTCGATCAGACCAAGCAATAGACCTTTTTTAGCCCTCATGCTGGCCGCGATTCTTTCAGCCAGATAGTGCAGTTGGGCGTTGCCGATCCAGGGAGCGGTCATGA
This genomic window from Patescibacteria group bacterium contains:
- a CDS encoding ribonuclease HII; translation: MSKAVIPTFEEEQALAAQGFSCVAGTDEVGCGCWAGPVMAAAVILPVGVELMLVRDSKALSPAQRERSAEEIKAKAAAWAVGSASVEEVDQLNIRRAAALAMTRAIASLPIRPDYVLSDAFRIPGLDIPLKNIIRGDAKVVSIAAASIIAKVARDRLMDELAAEHPGYGFERHKGYGTKEHQQALERQGICPIHRRTYAPIKKFLAKT
- a CDS encoding nucleotide pyrophosphohydrolase — protein: MKKQDDLTTVAELKKWVRRFRDDRDWLQFHDPKNLAEAISIEAAELLELFLWKEKAEIGQLMDKDAAYRLAVEEELSDIVMTCLSFANASGIDVAGALAAKLKKAEQKYPVAKARGKATKYDRL
- a CDS encoding carboxypeptidase M32, with product MAKQNIGSLYRKFVAQLREIALLASANNIAEYDMEVFMPPAGADHRSDVMALIAGIVHTKRTSAALWRRGEKLLAAVENGLLSETEAIIVRRTMKDLERERKLPKRLVEELVKTTGAAHHVWIEAREKSDFSLFLPSLQRIVELKIEEAEAVGCGGSPYDALLGQYEPGMTAEMVEAVLSPLCDFLKVFVRRLGTGNAPKELKIRLTAKHQARISKDLAKLIGFDFRAGRLDASAHPFTSKMHPGDVRITTRYDESDLLSSIYSTIHETGHALYDHALPSDQFGNCAGEAASYGIHESQSRLWENLIGRSREFSRLLAAFMTGSGEDYELCLPDEDSFYRALNVVKPSLIRTESDEVTYNLHVALRFEIERGLIEGRIAAKDLPEIWNAKIREYLGVEVPSDSVGVLQDVHWSAGLFGYFPSYALGNLYSAQLLEAAVRELPDLWLRANGEQFTWLRLWLYDKVWRHGGLLMPVEIVTQATGAPPSADAFQRYLERKFIEIYQLK